From one Nocardioides sp. Kera G14 genomic stretch:
- a CDS encoding NAD(P)/FAD-dependent oxidoreductase has protein sequence MEDFDVLVIGGGIAGISIGYELSQAGQRVLLLEAEATLAYHTTGRSAATWLSTYGNGPVRALTAASHDYFTAPPADLHPDGAPLGKPLSLIHIAPDGLGDVLKTFHDEVVGLTPDARIITAEEAHAMVPVLRTAWVEAALLEPYALEVDVAGLHQGYKRGLKAHGGEIRTLAKVDGAERTADGRWKVSASVGQEFTTTYVVNAAGAWADQVAELFGAKPVGIEPRLRSVFMVSAPDVDPHLPMVMSIDAENPFYFKADAGQYLCSPADTTPMKPHDAKHDELEIARAIEAINEATTIGIKGIRTPWAGLRTFAPDGSPVIGPDPVAENFYWYAGQGGFGIQMGPAAARLGAALLLGHDVPEDIAATGFDVASVLPARLA, from the coding sequence ATGGAGGACTTCGACGTACTCGTCATCGGGGGCGGCATCGCAGGAATCTCGATCGGCTATGAGCTCAGCCAAGCGGGCCAGCGGGTCCTTCTCCTCGAGGCCGAAGCGACGTTGGCGTACCACACGACGGGCCGCTCGGCGGCGACCTGGCTGTCGACGTACGGCAACGGGCCGGTGCGTGCGCTGACGGCGGCGAGCCACGACTACTTCACGGCGCCGCCGGCCGACCTCCACCCCGACGGCGCCCCGCTGGGCAAGCCGTTGAGTCTCATCCACATCGCACCCGACGGTCTCGGCGATGTGCTCAAGACGTTCCATGACGAGGTCGTCGGCCTCACCCCGGACGCCAGGATCATCACCGCCGAGGAGGCGCACGCGATGGTCCCCGTCCTGCGCACCGCATGGGTCGAGGCGGCCCTGCTGGAGCCCTACGCACTCGAGGTCGACGTCGCCGGACTGCACCAGGGCTACAAGCGTGGCCTCAAGGCCCATGGCGGTGAGATCCGCACGCTCGCCAAGGTCGACGGCGCCGAGCGCACGGCCGACGGCCGGTGGAAGGTCAGCGCGAGCGTCGGTCAGGAGTTCACGACGACGTACGTCGTCAATGCCGCCGGCGCCTGGGCGGATCAGGTCGCCGAGCTCTTCGGCGCGAAGCCGGTCGGCATCGAGCCGCGGCTTCGTTCCGTCTTCATGGTCAGCGCGCCGGACGTCGACCCGCACCTCCCGATGGTGATGTCGATCGACGCCGAGAACCCCTTCTACTTCAAGGCCGACGCCGGCCAGTACCTCTGCAGCCCTGCCGACACCACGCCGATGAAGCCCCACGACGCCAAGCACGACGAGCTCGAGATCGCCCGCGCGATCGAGGCGATCAACGAGGCCACGACGATCGGCATCAAGGGCATCCGCACCCCGTGGGCCGGGCTGCGCACCTTCGCCCCCGACGGCTCTCCCGTCATCGGGCCGGACCCCGTGGCCGAGAACTTCTACTGGTACGCCGGCCAGGGCGGCTTCGGCATCCAGATGGGTCCGGCGGCGGCTCGCCTGGGTGCCGCGCTGCTGCTCGGCCACGACGTGCCCGAGGACATCGCCGCAACCGGCTTCGACGTCGCCTCGGTGCTTCCGGCACGCCTCGCCTGA
- a CDS encoding aminoglycoside phosphotransferase family protein, which translates to MLERFLDEWELTPDGDPVQGDAGLTIPVRTAQRQRALLKIATPDPETEHEALALQHWHGRGAVRLIRANPRQHVLLLERLTSTDLSDHWDVQACEIVGGLYRQLHIEAPPQLRLLSSYVATLADRFQGLERGVPLPPRLIDQARSLARGFGRDADTDGRLVHGDLHYGTVLAVAAGEGEDEWKAVDPKPLSGDPHYEVAPLLLNRFDELAGRVREGTRDRFFAAIDAAGLDEQRAKDWVVVRMMDLGIAHPEWATRCVAIAKAVQD; encoded by the coding sequence GTGCTCGAGCGGTTCCTCGACGAGTGGGAGCTCACCCCCGACGGTGACCCCGTTCAGGGTGACGCCGGGCTGACCATCCCCGTCCGGACCGCCCAGCGACAGCGGGCGCTGCTCAAGATCGCGACGCCGGACCCCGAGACCGAGCACGAGGCGCTCGCCCTCCAGCACTGGCACGGGCGCGGCGCCGTACGCCTGATCCGAGCCAACCCCCGCCAGCACGTTCTCCTGCTGGAGCGCCTCACGTCGACCGACCTCAGCGACCACTGGGACGTGCAGGCCTGCGAGATCGTCGGCGGCCTCTACCGACAGCTCCACATCGAGGCACCGCCCCAGCTCCGCCTCCTCTCCTCGTACGTCGCCACGCTGGCCGACCGCTTCCAGGGACTGGAGCGCGGGGTGCCCCTACCGCCCCGGCTGATCGACCAGGCCCGCTCGCTCGCGCGCGGTTTCGGCAGGGACGCGGACACCGACGGTCGGCTCGTCCACGGCGACCTGCACTATGGCACCGTGCTGGCCGTCGCAGCAGGTGAAGGCGAGGACGAGTGGAAGGCCGTCGATCCGAAGCCGCTCAGCGGCGATCCGCACTACGAGGTCGCGCCGCTCCTCCTCAACCGGTTCGACGAGCTGGCCGGCCGGGTACGCGAGGGCACGAGGGACCGCTTCTTCGCCGCGATCGACGCCGCCGGGCTGGACGAGCAGCGCGCCAAGGACTGGGTCGTCGTCCGGATGATGGACCTGGGAATCGCCCACCCGGAGTGGGCCACCCGCTGTGTCGCCATCGCCAAGGCCGTGCAGGACTGA